The genomic window AGGTCGAGTCTTCTCTCGAACAGGCGCTGACCCGGCTGTTTGCGCTGAAGGAGGCTTACCCCGACCTCAAGGCGAACGAAAACTTTCTTCAGCTTCAGCGCGACCTGGTCGAGGTCGAGGATCATCTCCAGTATGCACGACGCTTTTACAACGGCGCCGTGCGCGACAACAACACTGCGATTCAGCGGTTTCCGGGGGTTCTGATCGCACGCGCTGGGGGATTCGCAGAAACCGAGTTCTTCAGTGCCCGGGATGACGAACGCGCGTCGGTGCCAGTGGTGCTGTCATGATAAGAATTCTGGCATTCCTCGTTATGTGGCCAGTGATGCAGCTGGCCGGCCAGGAGCACATTGTTTCGTACGATAGCCGTGTCGACATCAGGCGTGACGGCAGCCTCGACGTTACTGAAAAGATCGTAGTGGTTGCCGCGGGGCAACAGATTCGGCGCGGCATTTATCGTGATTTCCCCACCCGGTACCGTGATCGCTTCGGAAATCAGGTCAAAGTCGATCTCGAGGTAATCGGCGTCGAACGAAACGGAAAACAGGAGCCCTGGTTCACCGAGCGGATGAGTAACGGAGTGCGCATCAATACCGGCAACGATGACTTCCTCACCGTCCCGGCCCAATACACCTATACGTTGCGGTACCGGACCACGCGGCAGCTTGGCT from Gemmatimonadaceae bacterium includes these protein-coding regions:
- a CDS encoding LemA family protein; the protein is MSVVVTLIGLVLVVWAVVAFNRLVHLRNQVRTAWADIDVQLKHRHDLVPQLVAAVQGYAGHERGVLTAVTELRAQAISLTSPAKLGEVESSLEQALTRLFALKEAYPDLKANENFLQLQRDLVEVEDHLQYARRFYNGAVRDNNTAIQRFPGVLIARAGGFAETEFFSARDDERASVPVVLS